In Sulfuracidifex metallicus DSM 6482 = JCM 9184, a single window of DNA contains:
- a CDS encoding RNase P p30-like protein, protein MLAIEPCIMKPDLQSYLNVLGYSSGLVEAKTSSYSKFTRYTLHKGEIKNFRNIMQKNRNTILFSKPYDIETLRFSVLTSEISGITVDDSNIKIFRKAMLNLINYNKKIVEISLKSSSFVISRAISWGYKWSFPLIFSSFAQEFNEIWPLVSKINYLIVHGASQVQAYKWVLNDPFKLFSNE, encoded by the coding sequence TTGCTAGCAATAGAGCCATGCATAATGAAGCCAGATCTACAAAGTTATCTTAATGTTTTAGGCTATTCCTCTGGCTTAGTTGAAGCAAAAACTTCTAGTTATTCTAAGTTCACACGATATACACTCCATAAGGGAGAAATAAAGAACTTTAGAAATATAATGCAAAAAAATAGAAATACGATATTATTTTCTAAGCCATATGATATAGAAACGCTTAGATTCTCTGTTCTAACTTCTGAGATTTCTGGGATCACCGTTGATGATAGTAACATCAAGATATTCAGGAAAGCTATGTTGAATTTAATAAACTATAATAAGAAAATAGTGGAGATTTCTCTGAAGTCAAGTTCATTTGTGATTAGTAGAGCAATATCTTGGGGTTATAAATGGAGTTTTCCCCTGATTTTTTCCTCTTTTGCTCAAGAATTTAATGAAATTTGGCCATTAGTTTCTAAGATAAATTACCTAATAGTTCACGGTGCATCTCAAGTGCAAGCTTACAAATGGGTTTTAAATGATCCGTTCAAACTCTTTTCGAATGAATGA